Proteins from a genomic interval of Acidimicrobiia bacterium:
- a CDS encoding MFS transporter: MLRRTKIGYAIGDLGLSIAYFALGFFFLFYLTDVVGLSAAAAGTVVLIGKLWDGVNDPLIGILSDRTRSRHGRKRVYLLYGAIPFAVSFALLWWLPLGASQTVTFVLATAALLLFATTYSLVAVPYMAMVPIMTVDYDERTQVIGFRAMFSSFGTITGGGIALLVSNEDGVESALHGMSIGFAIFCATAIFVAAASIKGLEAKNDSDITRVPLRRYVALAREPNVSTLLWFKLLSAVATGVLAASLPFFAEHVVGNTGLAAISVAAYTIVGALLVPLMTRLTHRYDKRHLLLAANLIAAVVLLIVGLIVDADSTVLFVVGSAVLGASMSAYLLIPGSLVPDLVDWYEFAYGERHESVFFGLWLTIHQLGLGFGGLLLGVFLQVFGYDGSADVQTESGVIGVRLALGLIPGLFLVAAALVLLRYGITRARFDQARLALAAQTPAVES, translated from the coding sequence GTGTTGCGGCGAACCAAGATCGGATACGCCATCGGCGACCTCGGGCTTTCGATCGCCTACTTCGCCCTCGGGTTCTTCTTCCTCTTCTATCTGACCGACGTGGTGGGGTTATCGGCGGCGGCGGCGGGCACCGTGGTGTTGATCGGGAAGCTGTGGGACGGCGTCAACGACCCGCTGATCGGTATATTGAGCGACCGCACCCGCTCCCGCCACGGCCGCAAACGCGTCTACCTCCTGTATGGGGCCATCCCCTTCGCAGTCAGTTTCGCCCTCCTCTGGTGGCTGCCGCTGGGTGCCTCCCAAACGGTCACCTTCGTCCTGGCCACAGCCGCCCTCCTCTTGTTCGCCACCACGTACTCCCTCGTAGCCGTTCCCTACATGGCGATGGTGCCGATCATGACCGTCGACTACGACGAACGCACCCAGGTGATCGGTTTCCGAGCCATGTTCTCGTCGTTCGGCACCATCACGGGTGGTGGCATTGCACTGCTGGTCTCCAACGAAGACGGAGTAGAGAGTGCACTGCACGGGATGTCGATCGGCTTCGCCATCTTCTGCGCGACCGCAATCTTCGTCGCCGCCGCCAGCATCAAGGGACTCGAAGCCAAGAACGATTCCGACATCACCCGGGTGCCGCTGCGGCGGTATGTGGCACTCGCCCGGGAACCGAACGTGTCGACCCTCTTGTGGTTCAAGTTGCTCAGCGCCGTCGCCACCGGTGTGCTGGCCGCCTCCCTCCCGTTCTTCGCGGAGCACGTCGTGGGAAACACGGGCCTGGCCGCCATCAGTGTGGCGGCCTACACCATCGTCGGCGCGCTACTCGTCCCGCTGATGACCCGCCTCACCCACCGATACGACAAGCGGCACCTGCTGCTAGCGGCCAACCTCATAGCCGCCGTCGTCCTCCTAATCGTTGGCCTGATCGTCGATGCCGACTCGACCGTTCTCTTCGTCGTCGGGTCCGCGGTGCTGGGTGCTTCGATGTCCGCCTATCTGCTGATCCCCGGATCACTGGTTCCCGATCTCGTCGACTGGTATGAGTTCGCGTACGGGGAGCGGCACGAGTCGGTGTTCTTCGGCCTGTGGCTGACGATCCATCAACTCGGACTCGGGTTCGGCGGCCTGCTGCTCGGAGTCTTCCTCCAGGTATTCGGCTACGACGGATCCGCCGACGTGCAGACCGAGTCCGGAGTCATAGGAGTGCGATTGGCATTGGGCCTCATTCCCGGACTGTTCCTGGTAGCGGCAGCTCTGGTGCTGCTCCGGTATGGGATCACCAGGGCGCGATTTGATCAGGCGCGCCTTGCGCTCGCCGCTCAGACGCCGGCCGTCGAATCCTGA
- a CDS encoding prolyl oligopeptidase family serine peptidase yields MKKALIASLAAMLVVALVPAASAGAGGGPKPQYFVDEALLPFDALPGATAYWGVHKGAGYRIEVPANWNGDLVVWAHGFRGTDLELTVDNHPLRDFLIPSGYAWASSSYSRNDYDITTGVQDTHALTQRFNGIVGNPDKVYLTGASMGGHVTAVAIEQYPNTYDGAMPFCGVLGDYELFDYFLDFNLAAQQIGTGTSTYPVDPLAYLGATVPAIKANLEAFPGGWPFALNADGQNLKNLTELRSGGDRPNFDEAWFFWNTFPSFASGPGNFLFDLAIGDGTLPRSPGVGLDNTDVVYQFDTDPALTGAEQAFNDSIFRIAADPQGRHRNGLAQVPVISGDISIPVLTLHNLGDLFVPVHNEVVYAERVAARGNSDLLVQRAIRGVNHCGFTGTELATAFAELVAWVEYGVKPAGDDWLNAAAVAAPDFGCAFTDFATPGGHILATPCP; encoded by the coding sequence ATGAAGAAGGCTCTGATTGCATCATTGGCGGCCATGCTGGTCGTCGCCCTCGTACCGGCGGCCTCAGCCGGTGCCGGAGGCGGACCGAAGCCGCAATACTTCGTCGACGAGGCGCTGCTGCCCTTCGACGCCCTACCGGGGGCAACCGCCTACTGGGGTGTCCACAAGGGGGCGGGATACCGGATCGAAGTCCCAGCCAATTGGAACGGGGATCTCGTGGTGTGGGCGCACGGGTTCCGCGGGACCGACCTCGAACTGACGGTCGACAACCACCCGTTGCGCGACTTCCTGATCCCCAGCGGATACGCCTGGGCATCGTCGAGCTACAGCCGCAACGACTACGACATCACGACCGGGGTGCAGGACACCCACGCTCTCACCCAGCGGTTCAACGGGATAGTCGGCAATCCCGACAAGGTGTACCTCACCGGAGCCTCAATGGGTGGTCACGTCACCGCAGTTGCGATCGAGCAATATCCGAATACCTACGACGGTGCCATGCCGTTCTGTGGAGTGCTCGGCGACTACGAGTTGTTCGACTACTTCCTCGACTTCAATCTGGCCGCGCAACAGATCGGAACTGGAACATCTACGTATCCGGTCGACCCGCTCGCGTACCTTGGTGCAACGGTTCCGGCTATCAAGGCGAATCTCGAGGCGTTTCCCGGTGGATGGCCGTTCGCGCTCAACGCCGACGGGCAGAACCTCAAGAACCTGACCGAGCTGCGCTCGGGTGGCGATCGACCAAACTTCGATGAGGCATGGTTCTTCTGGAACACGTTCCCTTCGTTTGCGAGCGGACCCGGCAACTTCCTGTTCGACCTGGCCATCGGTGACGGTACGTTGCCCCGCAGTCCGGGCGTCGGCCTCGACAACACCGATGTGGTGTACCAGTTCGATACCGATCCGGCGCTGACGGGAGCGGAGCAAGCCTTCAACGACTCGATCTTTCGAATCGCCGCCGACCCTCAGGGTCGACACAGGAACGGCCTCGCCCAGGTGCCCGTCATCTCGGGCGACATCTCGATTCCGGTACTTACGCTCCACAACCTCGGTGACCTCTTCGTGCCGGTGCACAACGAGGTGGTGTACGCCGAACGAGTGGCGGCGCGCGGAAACAGCGACCTGCTGGTCCAACGGGCGATTCGGGGCGTAAACCACTGCGGCTTCACAGGAACCGAACTCGCCACCGCCTTTGCCGAACTGGTTGCCTGGGTGGAGTACGGAGTGAAGCCGGCAGGAGACGATTGGCTGAATGCGGCTGCTGTAGCTGCACCGGACTTCGGTTGTGCGTTCACCGACTTCGCAACACCGGGCGGTCACATTCTCGCCACACCCTGTCCATAA